GATTATCTCCAGATCTGGTCAGCCGATTCGACCCTGGCTGACTCGGTCTTTCGCGACTACCTGGGCCGGTTTGCCCTCGATGAGATCATCAGAGGGACTGACCAATTCTACGAGGACCCAGCCAATCTGTACCTCCCGGTGATCTCAGCCTTAATGATCACCTCGTTGCGGGCCATGGGCTTTCCTGACAGCGTGGTGGCTGATTACATCCAGGCCTGTCGCAACTGGATCAACCACCTGACCATGCTGGCCTCCGACGAGGTGCCGGTGACGGTGGAGGGAATATCCAAACCGGTTCTGCCGAAGACACCATCAGAAGTGTATCTTCCACCAGCCACCAGAAAAATTCGGAAATGGTATAATCCCCGGCGTATTATTCTCCCCTGAAATTTGGAACCTTACCTGATTGATCTCATTGGCGTGAGTGATGGGCACATCTGCAGCGATTGAAAAAGGCATTGACTCCTTGTCCCGGGTGGCGATTATCCACGGCCGGGGGAAACTGCGCGATGGCGAGGTGGTTTTCTATCAACTACGGGCGGGTGCCGAGGAAGGCGCAGACCGGAGAGCCCTCGCAGGCCTGGACCTGGAAGCTGGTTTCTACCAGGATGACGGTCGGTCGTTTGTGACGCTCCGTGAGCGGTCTTGGTCAGTATCCCAACGTCTATCGCGGACCCATGTCTTCCTGTTTCTTTTTACGGTTTTATCTACCTTAGCTGCCGGGGCGATTTTAGATGGGTATAATATTTTCAAGGAGCCCTGGACCATTATCCGGGGATGGCCGTTCAGTCTGACACTCATGGCCATTCTGGGGATTCACGAATTGGGTCACTACTTTTACGCCCGGCGGCACCATGTGGATGTATCGCCGCCCTATTTTATCCCCCTGCCGCCGCCCATTACTTTCATTGGTACCCTCGGCGCTTTCATTAAGATGCGGGGTCCCATTCCCAATCGGCGGGCCCTGCTTGAGATCGGGGCGGCCGGACCCATCGCCGGCTTTCTGGTAGCTCTACCGGCTATCTTCATCGGTCTGCATCTTTCCAGCATTGGTCCGGTTGACTCCGGTAGTGTCTTGTTGGGTGAAAGTCTGTTGATGAAATTCGCCACCGGGCTAATATTCCCGGGACTGGGCCCCGAAGAGGATGTGCTCCTGCATTCAGTGGGCTTCGCGGGCTGGATCGGGTTACTGGTCACCATGCTCAACCTCCTGCCGGTGGCCCAGCTGGATGGGGGTCATATCGCCTATGCACTCCTTGGCGATCGACAGGAATGGGTGGGGCGGGCCATCTTCATCGCCTTTATACCCATGGGCATCTTTCTATCACCAAATTGGCTCTTCTGGGGGTTTCTGATCCTACTGCTCATGCGCACCGTTAAACATCCACCGGTCCACGATGTAGACCGGCCTTTAACGCCTCACGAGCTGCGTATCGGCCTCGCTTGTTTGGCCATTTTCATCTTGTGCTTTATACCGGTGCCCTTCAAGATGGCTTGATAGTAAGGGTGATAGCGACTGAGATCACGTCCATGAATGCTCGCAGGGATAGCGGTCAGGGAAGGCTACCGGGGGACGAGAAATATATGACCTGCGCCATCGCGTTAGCCCGGCGAGGCATAGGGCGTGTGAGCCCTAACCCGCCGGTTGGCTGTGTAATTGTACGCGACGAAAAAGTAGTAGGTAAGGGGTATCACGGGCAATTTGGCGGGCCGCACGCTGAGATCCAGGCCCTTGGCTGTGCCGGCAAAAAAACCAGAGGTGCCACGGCTTATATAACCCTCGAACCCTGCGCTGTTTCCTTTGCAGACAAAAAGACGCCGCCATGTACCGAGGCCCTCCTCTCCGCTGGTGTGATCCGGGTAGTGATTGCCGCCCGAGATCCCAATCCCAGGGTGAACGGCGAGGGCATAGCCCAGCTCCAGGCCGCGGGGATCGAGGTCACGGAAGGAATTCTGGCGCACGAAGGAGCCAGATTGATAAGGGGTTTTAGAAAGTGGATCCGTACCGGTAGGCCGTTCATTATCCTCAAGGTTGCGCGCACCAGGGATGATTTCGTAGTCGCGTGTCTGGAGAGTGGTAACTGGTTTACCTCATCTGAGTCCCGTCGTTGGGTACACCGCCTGCGGGCCGAAGTGGATGGGGTGCTGGTGGGACGTAAAGCCGCTGAAAAGGATAATCCCCGGCTTACTGTCCGGGAGGTGACTGGTACCAACCCCCGGCGGGTCGTCCTGGACAGCCATCTACGACTACCAACCAACCTGCATCTCTTTCAAGACGGTGCTGCCCCGACACTGGTCTTTACCACCGTGGGCGAG
This window of the Candidatus Neomarinimicrobiota bacterium genome carries:
- the ribD gene encoding bifunctional diaminohydroxyphosphoribosylaminopyrimidine deaminase/5-amino-6-(5-phosphoribosylamino)uracil reductase RibD translates to MIATEITSMNARRDSGQGRLPGDEKYMTCAIALARRGIGRVSPNPPVGCVIVRDEKVVGKGYHGQFGGPHAEIQALGCAGKKTRGATAYITLEPCAVSFADKKTPPCTEALLSAGVIRVVIAARDPNPRVNGEGIAQLQAAGIEVTEGILAHEGARLIRGFRKWIRTGRPFIILKVARTRDDFVVACLESGNWFTSSESRRWVHRLRAEVDGVLVGRKAAEKDNPRLTVREVTGTNPRRVVLDSHLRLPTNLHLFQDGAAPTLVFTTVGESKVTPWGEQIKVSPSPAGVNLSEVLDALGERGITTLLVEGGPTVHREFIRAGLVDEVVLFTAPRCADEEVQKRPGLRNAVVIPKNWRPVTQNDLEGDTMIVAEPVNPSYEASIHTDIPESNT
- a CDS encoding site-2 protease family protein, with protein sequence MGTSAAIEKGIDSLSRVAIIHGRGKLRDGEVVFYQLRAGAEEGADRRALAGLDLEAGFYQDDGRSFVTLRERSWSVSQRLSRTHVFLFLFTVLSTLAAGAILDGYNIFKEPWTIIRGWPFSLTLMAILGIHELGHYFYARRHHVDVSPPYFIPLPPPITFIGTLGAFIKMRGPIPNRRALLEIGAAGPIAGFLVALPAIFIGLHLSSIGPVDSGSVLLGESLLMKFATGLIFPGLGPEEDVLLHSVGFAGWIGLLVTMLNLLPVAQLDGGHIAYALLGDRQEWVGRAIFIAFIPMGIFLSPNWLFWGFLILLLMRTVKHPPVHDVDRPLTPHELRIGLACLAIFILCFIPVPFKMA